The Thermocrinis albus DSM 14484 genome segment GTACAAGCGTAACATAAGAGGAAGTTCCCTGAAAGCCAAAAAGGTGGGTATGTAGGGAAAATCTACCGTACCCTCCACCACTTCCGTGTAGACAGGCTTAAGATCCTTTAGCTGTACCACCACCAAACAGGCCCATGCCTTAGTGGGTGTTTCTTTAATGCTTTCAAAGGTAAGATCTATTCCACCCACCCATCTTACATCTTTGAAAAGATCTTCCTTTACAACCCTCTGAGCGCAATCTCTCTGTATCTCTTCCAGATGCTGTAGGTCCATGTTCTCTAAATAATATCTTCCGGACGAAGAGGCTTTCCTATGTAAAACCCTTGGGCCATATCTACACCTATAGCTCTTAACACATCTAGTGTTTCGCTACTCTCAACAAACTCAGCAATAGTTTTGATATTAAGTATACGTGCCAAAGTTACAGCACTGTTCACAAGGGCATAATCCACACGTGATCTTTTCAACTCCCGTACAAACTCACCTTCTACCTTTATGTAATCTATGGGAAAATGCTTTACATAAGCGAAGGAAGAAAAACCTGAGCCAAAGTCATCTATAGCAAACTGAAAACCTTCCATTTTAAGCTCAGCCACAAACTTTTTCAAAAGCTCAAGATTCCTTACTGTTTCACGTTCCGTTATTTCAAAAACTATCCTGGCAGGATCTAACCCTATCTCGCGGAGGATTCTCTTCATATCAGAAAGATAGTTGGAGAGAACCAACGCCTTTGGAGATATATTAAAGAACAGCTTAATGTCATCGTTTTTAAACTTATCAAATAGTACACGGCAAGCTTTCTCAAACACCATAAGATCTAGTTTAAAAACGAGACTAAGACTTTCAGCTATGTCTATAAATTTCCCAGCTGGTATCACAGAACCATCCTTTTCCTCTATTCTGGCCAGTACTTCGTAGGCTACCACCTTAAGAGTGGAACAGTCCGCTATAGGTTGAAAGTATGGAATGACACGTCCCTCTTCCACAGCAGACATAACCATAACGTTCTTTCTGGCTAACTCGTGTGCTATCTCGTCAAGGTCCTCCACAGAAGGTATCCTCACGCCGTGTTTACCAGATCTTTTGACCTTGTACATCATTTCATCGGCCACAGAAAAGAGATGTCTCGGATCTTCTCCGTGGTCCGGAAACACAGCTACACCTATGGACGCTGTTGCTCTCACTGTCCTCCCATCCGGTGCCGTCATGCCCTCCCTTTCAAAAGCATCCAGTATCCTCAGTGCAGCGGTGTAAGCACCTGTCTCATCTGTGTAGGGCAATATAGCCACAAACTCATCTCCGCCGTACCTGGCTACTATATCTTCTCTCCTCAATGAAGAGAGAAGTAAGGCAGCCACATGTCTCAGGAACATATCTCCGAAGGTATGCCCGTACGAATCGTTGATAACCTTAAAGTTGTCAACATCCACCACCAGTAAGGCGAACTTGTACTGGTGTCTTCTTGCTCTATCCACTTCGTAGGACAGAAGTTCCCAAAAAACGCGTTGATTGTACAGCTCTGTCAATGGGTCCCTTGTGGCATAGTACTCTATCTCCTTTGTAAAACGATGGATAGCCTTGACGGAGCCTATGACGTTGAGAAGGGTGGACAGCAAACTCTCCACCGCTATTCTTTTGCTAAGATCTTTAGACTCCATCATATAAACGCCAATACCCACTGCACCACCCACTATGGGTCTTTCCAACACCAATTTTTTTGCAAGGACCTCCACTTGATCAAGCTCAACGATGCCGAGTCTGCCATTAATGCTTCTATGGTGGTACACCAGATGGCTGTCGGTGGAAAGTAGACCTACCTTTTCTAGACCATATCTTATATCCTCCTCAACTCTTGTCCTCACAGTTTCGGTATCGTGGCAGTTCCAAAAGACAAAGGCTTCAAAACTATTTTCTTCGCTCATGAAAACCGTAAAGAAGTAAGCGAACTTTATTATACGAGAGACTTCTTTAAGAGATTCTACAATAAACTCCTGCCAGTCTGTAAGTACTTCTGAGGTTATTATGAACTTTTCTAAAAGCATCATTTCAAATTCCAGTACTTCTTTGTCTACTGCTGTTTTCTTGAGCTTCTCCACCAGTATCTCTACCTGCCTAGATATCTTATCCAACTCTTGAAACCCTGTTTTAACAGTACTAAAGTCCACTTTTGAAAGATCCGATATTTTGTTAACCTCACCGATATTTCTTTCCAGCTGGAGAACAGCCCTGTTCAGCTTACTGGAAAGGAAGAGTATGACAAAGATGGCTCCACTCAGGGGAAGCAACGCAACGCCAAAGGAAAACAATGCAGCCACCTTTCTCGCTTTCCCAAGTTCTGAAGATAAGTTTTGCTCCACTCTAACGGCACCAAGCACATCGCCTTCCGTTGCATTAGCATGGCAAGCTAAACACTCTCTCCGCGCCTTTAAGACTTTGACATAGACTATACTGGAGCCTTTCCTCAAAGTAACATCCTTCCCTTCGGAGAGTGCCCACTCTACTTCGGGGTGTTTCTTTTCTGGGAGAGGACCGAACAGATCAGTTACCTTTCTTCCTCTATGCACGCTTATACTCAAAGCACCGGATTCTTTCTCCAGGGCGGAGGTAAAATCCAGAAGTTCCGCTCTAGTCCAGCCTCTTCGCATTATCTGATACATAGATTGGAAGGTCTGATGAGCCAACTGTTGGGAGGCTTCTATGGCGAAGTCTTCAGATTGTTGAAGGAGGATCCTGTAGACTGACACAGCAGACAGAAGAGAGGAAAGGACAGACACTGTAAGGGCTGTGACTATGATAAAGACCTTGAGACTCATAGGTGCTTCTTTGATCCACAAGGATGGTAGAGGAAGCCTACGGTTGCGCCGTATACCGTATGAAGAAGAAGTAAACTTATCAGGCCAAACAGACCGTACCATCCTGCCATAACTTCGTCCACTAGGCCCATACAGTATCCTCCTGCTTGACTGGCGAAGAGAAGACTCCAAAAGTTTATACCTTTCATAAACTTCCCCTGTATATATTATAGAGAGGGGGTTAGTTATGAAAACTCTGGCTGTTTTTACGATCTTGATACTTGGAATTGCCTGGGGCGATGAGTTTTTGCAAGAGCTTGCGAAGAGACTCGATGAGAGGGGAAGTAAAGCCTGGTGGTGGGATGAGGAATGGTGGAGGGATGGTTACATACCCTCTGTCCCAAATCATCAGGTAGAGGTCAGTAGTGTCACACTGCGTAGCGGTGATGTGGAGTTGCCCGTATTGGTATTCAGACCTAAGGGAGGTGACAGGTATCCGGGAGTCCTTTTTCTGCATGGGAGGAGAGGTTTAGATGATCTAACTCAGTTGCATGCGAAAAGATTGGCAGCGCGGGGTTTCGTAGTGGTAGCACCTGATCTTTATACCCCAAGGCTTATAGAGCAGTTTCCTTCTCGCCATGATCCCGTAACAGAAGAGGATGCGGAGAAAGCGTTAGATTATTTGATATCCAGAGACGATGTGTATCCCAAGAAGGTGTGCGTGTACGGAATATCAAGGGGTGGTTTTTATGCACTGAGACTGTTGGTGCATAAAGGAAGACAGAACAGAGATATAGCGTGTTTTGTAGGTTACTATCCACATCTGCAGGATCCCAACAGACCTGAACCTATGCACGTGTATGCCTACCATGAGGATGTGGAGAAGATAACAGTACCTGTTCTCTTCTTTGTAGGGTCAGAAGAACAGTACCATAGGTTGAGGACCATACTGGTGGCGGTTGATGAACTGAGAAACAAGGGAAAGGATGCACGGGTAGTTATATACCCTGGTGTGGGAAGAGGGTTCGACTTTCGGAACGGTGAACGCAGGAAGTTTGCCGATGACCTGGCCGCTAAGGACGCCCTTATAAGATCTTACCTCTTTATAAGGAAGCACTTAGGTGTGCGGTGATGGGAATGTGGCTAAATAATTTTTAAAACCCCCGGGACGACCTACTTTCCCGTGCCGTTCGCCCGGCACAGTATCATCGGCGCTGGAGGGCTTAACTGCCGGGTTCGGAATGGAAACCGGGTGTTTCCCCTCCGCTATGGTCCCGAGGGAAACTTATGGCAACTCAATAGGTCTTTCTTCCTGTGGGTGTGCAAGTCGAACGGGCTATTAGTACCGCTCGGCTTCACCCCTTGCGGAGCTTCCACCTGCGGCCTATCAACGTGGTAGTCTCCCACGGCCCTTCAGGGAGTCCTTATCTTGGGGTGGGCTTCGCGCTTAGATGCTTTCAGCGCTTATCCCGTAGCAGGATGGCTACCCGGCGCTGCTCCTGGAGGAACAACCGGTACACCAGAGCCTGCCCCGTCCCGGTCCTCTCGTACTAGGGACGGACCCCCTCAAGACTCCTGCGCCCGCGGCGGATAGGGACCGAACTGTCTCGCGACGTTCTGAACCCAGCTCGCGTCCCCCTTTAATGGGCGAACAGCCCAACCCTTGGGACCTGCTTCAGCCCCAGGATGGGGGGAGCCGACATCGAGGTACCAAACCTCCCCGTCGATGTGGGCTCTCGGGGGAGATTAGCCTGTTATCCCCGGAGTAGCTTTTATCCGCTGATCACCGGCCCTCCCTCGTGGGACCGGTGGGTCACTAGGCCCGGCTTTCGCCTCTGCTCGGCCTGTCGGCCTCGCAGTCAGGCCCCCTTCTGCCCTTGTACTCTACGGCGGATTTCCGACCCGCCTGAGGGGACCTTTGGACGCCTCCGTTACCTTTTAGGAGGCAGCCGCCCCAGCTAAACTGCCCACCTGGCACGGTCCCCGCGGAGGGTAACTCCGCTGGGTTAGGGTCCCAGCCTGTCCAGGGTGGTATCTCACCGGCGCCTCCGTCCCTACCGGAGTAGGGACTTCACAGGCTCCCACCTATCCTGCGCAGGACAGGCTAGGACTCAGTACCAGGCTGCAGTGAAGCTTCACGGGGTCTTTCCGTCCTGCCGCGGGTAGCCGGCGTCTTGACCGGCATCACAATTTCGCCGGGACTCTCCTCGAGACAGTGCGGCACTCGTTGGGCCATTCATGCAGGTCGGAACTTACCCGACAAGGAATTTCGCTCACCTTTATCCCTAGCTTTCGCTAGGGGGTGGACTGTATCTTACCCTTGCCTCTAGGTCCCTTTTTATATGGAGGAGCGTATCTCTGTTTTGAGTATTCATAAGTAGAGCTATGTCTACTATCTCCAGTAGGCCTTCAGGCGTTAGATGCTTGTTTTCTTTCATTTTCCTTATTATTCTACAGAATCTTATAAAATCCACACGTTTCTTCGTTTTGAGGGGATGCCGGCTAAAAAACTCGCATACTTTCTCGAGGCAGGAAAGTTTCCTTATCCTCAGGCACCATCTGTCAGCGTTGTTTCTTCGCACCACACCACACCCGAAGAATCTCTTCAAAGCGTATAGAACTTGTATATCCCGCTCATGTTGAACTATCACAAACTCAGGAAGCACCTGATAACCTACCGACATCTCTGGGTGTTTGTTGATAGAAACGTGAAAGCATCCCTCTCCATCTGTGAAGCCTACAACCCACTCTGGAGATAGTTCCATCGCCGCTCCTCCATGAGGCAAGGGCCTCCGCGTACAGTCTCTGAGGATCCCCCTTCTCGGGGTTTCCTGCGGATTGCCCAATCCTCTGCATTTTTACGGGTACCAAAAGGTACCTCGTAGCAGAGGCTCTAAGGGCTTCCCCGCATACAGCGGAGTTCAGGCAGCAGAGCTACCTTAGGACCGTCATAGTTACGGCCGGCGTTTACCCGGGCTTCGGTTCAGGGCTCATCACCCATCCCCTTAACCTACGGGCACTGGCCAGGCTTCAGACCACATACATCCCCTTACGGGTTTGCGTAGTCCTGTGTTTTTGGTAAACAGTCGGCACCGCCCGGTCTCTGCGACCCACAGGAGCTTACGCCGCAAGGGCTTCACCCCCATGGGCCCCCCTTCTACCGAAGGTACGGGGGCAACTTGCCGAGTTCCTTGAGGAGAGTTCCCCCGACGCCTTAGGCTACTAACCCAGCCCACCTGTGTCGGTTTGCGGTACGGGCAGCGGTGCTTCAACGCCCGCGCCGTTGTTTCTCGGCAGTGTGGCGTCAGGCGAGTTACCCCATCGGCTCTCGGAGTATGGGGTGACGGATTTGCCTGCCACCCCCTCCTACTACCTTGGACCCGCATTCCATAGCGGGCTCGCCCTAGCCTCCTGCGTCACGACTCGGGCTCCACACCGCTGGCGCGGGAATGTTGACCCGCTTCCCATCGGCTACGCCTTTCGGCCTCACCTTAGGGTCCCGGCTAACTGGCGGCTGATTTACATTGCCGCCAAAACCTTGGGCTTCCGGCGGGCAGGTTTCTCACCTGCCTTCGCTGCTACTCATGCCAGGATTCTCACTTCCCTGCAGTCCATCCCACCTCACGGTGAGACTTCAACCCACAGGGAACGCTCCCCTACCGCCGTACGAACCCGGAGGTTCGTACGACCCGCAGCTTCGGCACCGGGCTTGAGCCCCGCTAAATTTTCGGCGCACGGCCGCTCGGCCGGTCAGCTGTTACGCACTGTTTAAAGGATGGCTGCCTCTAAGCCAACCTCCCGGCTGTCTTAGCAGCCGCACATCCTTCCCCACTTAGCCCGGATTTCGGGGCCTTAGCTGGCGGTCTGGGCTGTTTCCCTCTTGTCCACCGGAGCTTATCCCCCGGGGACTGACTGCCACCCTACCTTTCCCGGCATTCGGAGTTTGGCAGGGTTCGGTACCCCTTTCGGGGCCCTAGCCCAACCAGTGGCTCTACCTCCGGGAAGGAACGGGTGACGCTAGGCGTCGACCTATTTCGGGGAGAACGAGCTATCACGGAACGCGATTGGCTTTTCACCGCTACCCACACCTCATCGGACGGTTTTGCAGCACCGACCCGTTCGGGCCTCCAGACGGCGTTACCCGTCCTTCACCCTGGGCATGGGTAGATCGTTCCGCTTCGCGTCTGCCCCCGGCGACTTAAGCGCCCTGTTCGGACTCGCTTTCGCTACGGCTTCGCCTTACGGCTTAACCTCGCCGCCGAGGACAACTCCCTGGCTCATTTTGCAAAAGGCACGCAGTCGGGCCACTAGGACCCTTCCACTGGCTTGTGGACTCGGGGTTTCAGGTTCTATTTCACTCCCCTTGCCGGGGTTCTTTTCACCTTTCCCTCGCGGTACTATGCGCTATCGGTCTGCCCGTAGTACTTAGCCTTGGAGGGAGGTCCCCCCTGATTCCCGCGACCTTCCACGGGGGCCGCGGTACTTGGGATCGCATCCCAGGGAGACCCTACACCTTTAGCCTACGGGGCTTTCACCCTCTATGGCGCCGCATTCCAGCGGACTTCGGCTAGGTGAGGGTTTTGTAACTCCCCGAGAGGCTGGCGGACCTCTCCGGATGCGTCCCGCTACCCCGTACGGGCTAAGGCCGCCACCATGGCACCCGTACGGTTTGGGCTGATCCCCTTTCGCTCGCCGCTACTCAGGGAGTCTCGGTTGATTTCCTTTCCTGGGACTACTAGAAGGTTTTACTTCGTCCCGTTTTGGCTCCGCCTTACGGCGGATGACAGGGCTCAACACCCTGTCGGGTTTCCCCATTCGGGCATCCGGGCCTCACAGGCTTTCTGCGCCTCCACCCGGCTTATCGCAGCTTAGCACGCCCTTCATCCCCTCGGGCAGCCGAGGCATCCACCCCGAGCCCTTACTAACTTGCACACCCACAAGGAAGAAAGACCTATTCAGTTGCCAAGATGACATGGAGATGGAGGGATTTGAACCCTCGACCTCCTGCTTGCAAAGCAGGCGCTCTCCCGCTGAGCTACATCCCCTTCGCCTCTGCCCCAGATAATGGGCCTCGGTGGACTTGAACCACCGACCTTGCCCTTATCAGGGGCACGCTCTGACCAACTGAGCTAGAGGCCCAGAGGATTGGCAGCTCAATAAGGAGGAAGGACCCTCCGAAGAGTTTGACTGGCTATACAGCCTGAATTTTTGTTTACTCCGTTAAAAAGGAGGTGATCCAGCCGCAGGTTCCCCTACGGCTACCTTGTTACGACTTCGCCCCAGTTGCCAGCCTTCCCATCGTCCCCTGCCTCCGGTCCGAAGACCGGTTAGCCCGGGGGCTTCCGGGAAGACTGACTTCCGTGGCGTGACGGGCGGTGTGTGCAAGGCCCGAGAACGTATTCACGGCGGCTTAGCTGATCCGCCATTACTACCGATTCCGGCTTCATGAGGGCGAGTTTCAGCCCTCAATCTGCACCATGACCGGGTTTGGGGGATTAGCTCCCCATTACTGGGTCGCATCCCATTGTCCCGGCCACTGTAGCGCCTGTGTAGCCCCGGGCATAAAGGGCATACTGACCTGACGTCATCCCCACCTTCCTCCGGCTTATCGCCGGCGGTCCCCTTAGAGTGCTCCCCTTACGGGGTAGCAACTAAGGGCAGGGGTTGCGCTCGTTGCGGGACTTAACCCAACATCTCACGACACGAGCTGACGACGGCCATGCACCACCTGTGGTGGGATTCCGTCCAGAGGACGGCACCCCCCGCTTTCGCAGGGGTTTCCCACCATGTCAAGCCCGGGTAAGGTTTTTCGGTTAGCATCGAATTGAACCAGACGCTCCACCGGTTGTGCGGGCCCCCGCCAATTCCTTTGAGTTTCAGGCTTGCGCCCGTACTCCCCAGGCGGGGCGCTTACCGCGTTAGCTGCGGCACCGCCCTTACGGACGACGCCAAGCGCCCATGGTTTACGGCTGGGACTACCCGGGTATCTAATCCGGTTCGCTCCCCCAGCTTTCGTCCCTGACCGTCAGGACAGCCCCAGCAGGCTGCCTTCGCCTTCGGTGTTCCTCCCGATATCTACGCATTTCACCGCTACACCGGGAATTCCGCCTGCCTGAGCGTGCCTCAAGACGGGCAGTTCGGTACGCCGTTCCACGGTTGAGCCGTGGGCTTTGACGAACCGCTTACCCGTCCGGCTGCGGACGCTTTACGCCCAGTGAATTCGCGCAACGCTCGGGACCTACGTATTACCGCGGCTGCTGGCACGTAGTTAGCCGTCCCTTCCTCTGGGGGTACCGTCACGACCCGAGACTGTTCGCCCCAGGCCGCATCGTCCCCCCCGACAGGGGTTTACACCCCGAAGGGCTTCATCCCCCACGCGGCGTCGCGGGGTCAGGCTTTCGCCCATTGCCCACGATTCCCCACTGCTGCCCCCCGTAGGGGTGTGGGCCGTGTCTCAGTCCCACTGTGGCCGGCCACCCTCTCAGGCCGGCTACCCGTCATAGGCTTGGTAGGCCGTTACCCCACCAACTACCTGATGGGCCGCGCCCCCATCCCCAGGCGGGAGCATGGTCAGAGACCAGAGGCCCCCTTTGGCCGGGTAGCCTTAGTGGCCCCCGGCTTTATAGGGTATTAGCCCCCCTTTCGGAGGGTTATCCCCTTCCTGGGGGTAGGTTAGGCACGTGTTACTCACCCGTTTGCCGCTCAGCACCCATCTGTCCAGAGGACAGATGAGCCTGCGCACGACTTGCATGTGTTAGGCACGCCGCCAGCGTTCGCGCTGAGCCAGGATCAAACTCTTCAAGGAACCCCAATTTATGGAGGGTCCTTCCTCCTTATTCAGTTGCCAAGATGACATGGGTCCTTCTTCAGGACCCAACCCTTCACAACCTTTATTATTATATCCAACTCTCGGGGTTTGTCAACCCCTTTTTCAAGGGTTCCTTTCGGAACCCTCAACCTTTACGTCTATATATATTACCCAAAGCGAGAGAGTTTGTCAAGAGGTACCCCACGCTTGCCTGCCAAAGACGCAGTATTATAATTACTTGAGATGAGCGTAAGACATAAGGTTAGAGCCTTTGTGGAGGAGCTGTTTAAACCTCTCATGGAG includes the following:
- a CDS encoding putative bifunctional diguanylate cyclase/phosphodiesterase, translating into MSLKVFIIVTALTVSVLSSLLSAVSVYRILLQQSEDFAIEASQQLAHQTFQSMYQIMRRGWTRAELLDFTSALEKESGALSISVHRGRKVTDLFGPLPEKKHPEVEWALSEGKDVTLRKGSSIVYVKVLKARRECLACHANATEGDVLGAVRVEQNLSSELGKARKVAALFSFGVALLPLSGAIFVILFLSSKLNRAVLQLERNIGEVNKISDLSKVDFSTVKTGFQELDKISRQVEILVEKLKKTAVDKEVLEFEMMLLEKFIITSEVLTDWQEFIVESLKEVSRIIKFAYFFTVFMSEENSFEAFVFWNCHDTETVRTRVEEDIRYGLEKVGLLSTDSHLVYHHRSINGRLGIVELDQVEVLAKKLVLERPIVGGAVGIGVYMMESKDLSKRIAVESLLSTLLNVIGSVKAIHRFTKEIEYYATRDPLTELYNQRVFWELLSYEVDRARRHQYKFALLVVDVDNFKVINDSYGHTFGDMFLRHVAALLLSSLRREDIVARYGGDEFVAILPYTDETGAYTAALRILDAFEREGMTAPDGRTVRATASIGVAVFPDHGEDPRHLFSVADEMMYKVKRSGKHGVRIPSVEDLDEIAHELARKNVMVMSAVEEGRVIPYFQPIADCSTLKVVAYEVLARIEEKDGSVIPAGKFIDIAESLSLVFKLDLMVFEKACRVLFDKFKNDDIKLFFNISPKALVLSNYLSDMKRILREIGLDPARIVFEITERETVRNLELLKKFVAELKMEGFQFAIDDFGSGFSSFAYVKHFPIDYIKVEGEFVRELKRSRVDYALVNSAVTLARILNIKTIAEFVESSETLDVLRAIGVDMAQGFYIGKPLRPEDII
- a CDS encoding dienelactone hydrolase family protein encodes the protein MKTLAVFTILILGIAWGDEFLQELAKRLDERGSKAWWWDEEWWRDGYIPSVPNHQVEVSSVTLRSGDVELPVLVFRPKGGDRYPGVLFLHGRRGLDDLTQLHAKRLAARGFVVVAPDLYTPRLIEQFPSRHDPVTEEDAEKALDYLISRDDVYPKKVCVYGISRGGFYALRLLVHKGRQNRDIACFVGYYPHLQDPNRPEPMHVYAYHEDVEKITVPVLFFVGSEEQYHRLRTILVAVDELRNKGKDARVVIYPGVGRGFDFRNGERRKFADDLAAKDALIRSYLFIRKHLGVR